A genomic region of Streptomyces rimosus contains the following coding sequences:
- a CDS encoding glutamate synthase subunit beta has protein sequence MADPKGFLTTGREVAKTRPVEERVRDWNEVYVPGSLLPIISKQAGRCMDCGIPFCHNGCPLGNLIPEWNDYAYREDWTAASERLHATNNFPEFTGRLCPAPCESACVLGINQPPVTIKNVEVTIIDKAWDSGDVTPQPPERLSGKTVAVIGSGPAGLAAAQQLTRAGHTVAVYERADRIGGLLRYGIPEFKMEKRHINRRIEQMRAEGTKFRTEVEIGRDIDAAKLRKRYDAVVIAAGATTSRDLKVPGRELNGIHFAMEYLPLANKVQEGDLTVSPITAEGKHVVVIGGGDTGADCVGTAHRQGAASVTQLEIMGKPGDERNPNQPWPTFPMLYKVTSAHEEGGERLYSVSTTHFEGDEDGNVQWLHLVEVEFKDGRPEPKPGTERKIPAQLVTLAMGFTGTDQENGLVEQFGLELDARGNIARDADFATNVPGVYVAGDAGRGQSLIVWAIAEGRSAARGVDRYLAGASALPAPIKPTDRALTV, from the coding sequence ATGGCTGACCCCAAGGGCTTCCTGACCACCGGCCGCGAGGTCGCCAAGACCCGCCCCGTCGAGGAGCGCGTCCGGGACTGGAACGAGGTCTACGTCCCCGGCTCGCTGCTGCCGATCATCAGCAAGCAGGCCGGGCGCTGCATGGACTGCGGCATCCCCTTCTGCCACAACGGCTGTCCGCTGGGCAACCTCATCCCCGAGTGGAACGACTACGCGTACCGCGAGGACTGGACGGCCGCCAGCGAGCGGCTGCACGCGACCAACAACTTCCCGGAGTTCACCGGTCGCCTGTGCCCGGCCCCCTGCGAGTCGGCGTGTGTGCTGGGCATCAACCAGCCGCCGGTGACCATCAAGAACGTCGAGGTCACCATCATCGACAAGGCGTGGGACAGCGGGGACGTCACCCCGCAGCCGCCGGAGCGCCTGTCCGGCAAGACGGTCGCCGTCATCGGCTCGGGCCCGGCCGGCCTGGCCGCCGCCCAGCAGCTGACCCGGGCGGGCCACACCGTCGCCGTCTACGAGCGCGCGGACCGTATCGGGGGCCTCCTCCGCTACGGCATCCCCGAGTTCAAGATGGAAAAGCGCCACATCAACCGCCGTATCGAGCAGATGCGGGCGGAAGGCACCAAGTTCCGTACGGAGGTGGAGATCGGCCGGGACATCGATGCTGCCAAGCTGCGCAAGCGCTACGACGCCGTCGTGATCGCCGCCGGTGCCACCACCTCCCGCGACCTGAAGGTCCCGGGCCGCGAGCTGAACGGCATCCACTTCGCGATGGAGTACCTGCCGCTCGCCAACAAGGTGCAGGAGGGCGACCTGACGGTCTCCCCGATCACCGCCGAGGGCAAGCACGTCGTGGTCATCGGCGGTGGCGACACCGGCGCCGACTGCGTCGGCACCGCGCACCGCCAGGGCGCGGCCTCGGTCACCCAGCTGGAGATCATGGGCAAGCCCGGCGACGAGCGGAACCCGAACCAGCCGTGGCCGACCTTCCCGATGCTCTACAAGGTCACCTCCGCGCACGAGGAGGGCGGCGAGCGGCTGTACTCCGTCTCCACCACCCACTTCGAGGGCGACGAGGACGGCAACGTCCAGTGGCTGCACCTGGTCGAGGTGGAGTTCAAGGACGGCCGTCCGGAGCCGAAGCCGGGCACCGAGCGGAAGATCCCCGCCCAGCTGGTCACCCTGGCCATGGGCTTCACCGGCACCGACCAGGAGAACGGCCTGGTCGAGCAGTTCGGCCTGGAGCTGGACGCGCGCGGCAACATCGCCCGCGACGCGGACTTCGCCACCAACGTCCCCGGCGTGTACGTCGCCGGTGACGCGGGCCGCGGCCAGTCGCTGATCGTCTGGGCCATCGCCGAGGGCCGCTCCGCGGCGCGCGGCGTGGACCGCTACCTCGCGGGCGCCAGCGCGCTGCCCGCCCCCATCAAGCCGACGGACCGCGCACTGACCGTGTGA
- a CDS encoding MarR family winged helix-turn-helix transcriptional regulator, with the protein MASADAPYPVQEIADAWERERPGTPVSAIGIVTPVWQLAKLLGDDRRRVLARAGVDTATLDLLSVLRRAGEPYTLSTRDLAARSMVTAGAVSQRVARAEREGLVVRRAGEGRPRTVWVELTPAGHALVEQTVDQVLHREAELVGGLTPDQQEQLRELLKLLLQDVQARLGDDRITQVGE; encoded by the coding sequence ATGGCAAGCGCGGACGCCCCGTACCCGGTCCAGGAGATCGCCGACGCCTGGGAACGCGAGCGTCCCGGAACCCCCGTCTCGGCCATCGGGATCGTCACCCCCGTCTGGCAGCTGGCGAAGCTGCTCGGCGACGACCGGCGCCGGGTGCTGGCCCGCGCCGGGGTGGACACCGCCACCCTCGACCTGCTCAGCGTGCTGCGCCGGGCCGGTGAGCCGTACACCCTCAGCACCCGCGACCTGGCGGCGCGCTCCATGGTGACCGCCGGCGCCGTCTCCCAGCGCGTCGCGCGCGCCGAGCGCGAGGGGCTGGTGGTGCGCCGCGCGGGCGAGGGCCGCCCCCGTACGGTGTGGGTGGAACTGACCCCGGCGGGACACGCTCTCGTCGAGCAGACCGTGGACCAGGTGCTGCACCGGGAGGCGGAGCTGGTCGGCGGCCTGACCCCGGACCAGCAGGAACAGCTCAGGGAGCTGCTGAAGCTGCTGCTCCAGGACGTGCAGGCGCGGCTGGGCGACGACCGGATCACGCAGGTGGGCGAGTAG
- a CDS encoding SDR family NAD(P)-dependent oxidoreductase: MSRTILVTGGATGIGLAVARHFAAQGDAVVITGRRPAPLEKAAEETGARAVVCDHTDPAALDRLLAELPASIDVLVNNAGGNTDLDDAPGDDLASYARAFRANLDANLLTAALTTKAVEARLAPGGAVVHIGSIAADRGAGSLGAYGAAKAGLTTWNLDLANTLGPRGVTANVVSPGYIEDTEFFRDHLADERRAQLIAQTATGRAGRPEDIAATVAFLASEGARHITGQVIGVNGGAYRTR, translated from the coding sequence ATGTCACGCACCATCCTGGTCACCGGCGGCGCCACCGGCATCGGCCTGGCCGTCGCCCGCCACTTCGCCGCACAGGGCGACGCGGTCGTCATCACCGGCCGCCGCCCCGCGCCCCTGGAGAAGGCCGCCGAGGAGACCGGCGCCCGCGCGGTCGTCTGCGACCACACCGACCCCGCCGCGCTGGACCGCCTGCTCGCCGAACTGCCCGCCTCGATCGACGTCCTGGTCAACAACGCCGGGGGCAACACCGACCTGGACGACGCGCCGGGCGACGACCTGGCCTCGTACGCCCGCGCCTTCCGGGCCAACCTCGACGCCAACCTGCTCACCGCCGCCCTCACCACCAAGGCCGTCGAGGCCCGGCTCGCCCCGGGCGGCGCCGTGGTGCACATCGGCTCGATCGCCGCGGACCGGGGCGCCGGTTCGCTCGGTGCGTACGGCGCGGCCAAGGCCGGGCTGACCACCTGGAACCTCGACCTGGCGAACACGCTCGGCCCGCGCGGCGTCACCGCCAACGTCGTCTCGCCCGGCTATATCGAGGACACCGAGTTCTTCCGGGACCACCTCGCCGACGAGCGGCGCGCCCAGTTGATCGCCCAGACCGCGACGGGCCGCGCGGGCCGCCCGGAGGACATCGCGGCGACGGTCGCGTTCCTGGCGTCCGAGGGGGCGCGGCACATCACGGGGCAGGTGATCGGCGTCAACGGCGGGGCGTACAGGACCCGTTGA
- a CDS encoding PPOX class F420-dependent oxidoreductase, which yields MSPSIATNTRVDLDGLLEFVRPRHRAILLTRRSDGTPQASPLTCGVDDSGRLVMSTYPERAKVRNARRSPSVSVLVLSDDWNGPWVQVDGEAEVLDAPDSVEPLVEYYRNIAGEHPDWHEYRAAMITQGKSLIRVTPLRWGPIAKGGFPARLVEDA from the coding sequence ATGAGCCCTTCCATCGCCACCAACACCCGCGTGGACCTCGACGGCCTGCTGGAGTTCGTCCGCCCCCGCCACCGCGCGATCCTGCTCACCCGCCGCTCCGACGGCACCCCGCAGGCGTCCCCGCTGACCTGCGGCGTCGACGACTCGGGGCGCCTGGTGATGTCCACGTATCCGGAGCGCGCCAAGGTGCGCAACGCCCGCCGCAGCCCGTCGGTGAGCGTGCTCGTGCTGTCGGACGACTGGAACGGCCCCTGGGTGCAGGTCGACGGCGAGGCGGAGGTCCTGGACGCGCCGGACTCGGTCGAGCCGCTGGTCGAGTACTACCGCAACATCGCGGGCGAGCACCCGGACTGGCACGAGTACCGCGCCGCGATGATCACACAGGGCAAGTCGCTGATCCGGGTGACGCCGTTGCGGTGGGGGCCGATCGCCAAGGGCGGCTTCCCGGCCCGCCTCGTGGAGGACGCGTAA
- a CDS encoding MBL fold metallo-hydrolase produces the protein MDASSDTAPASPAAAPDPTAPEQIAPGIWYVPFPVGHVYLVRLADGGFAAVDTGVPGSAPAILDALTAIGGSPDALRQIVITHSHIDHMGSAADLVDATGARVLAGAADAPYISGAAPEPPPLTTPKEQALHEQVLAGLAEAGTPPLRHVRVDTELHDGDTLDDWPEPARVLHVPGHTPGSIVLHLPAAGVLFTGDTMGLGPAGPLVLGPLNVDREAAIASFRRLAALPGVDTLCVAHGEPVRTGAARALQEATPEADWL, from the coding sequence ATGGATGCCTCTTCGGACACCGCACCCGCCTCCCCCGCTGCCGCCCCCGACCCCACCGCTCCCGAGCAGATAGCCCCCGGCATCTGGTACGTGCCGTTCCCCGTGGGACACGTCTACCTCGTACGGCTTGCCGACGGCGGTTTCGCGGCCGTCGACACCGGCGTGCCGGGCTCGGCGCCCGCCATCCTGGACGCGCTGACCGCCATCGGCGGAAGCCCGGACGCGCTGCGGCAGATCGTGATCACCCACTCCCACATCGACCACATGGGCTCGGCCGCCGACCTGGTGGACGCCACCGGCGCCCGGGTCCTGGCGGGCGCGGCGGACGCCCCGTACATCAGCGGCGCCGCCCCCGAGCCGCCGCCGCTCACCACCCCCAAGGAGCAGGCTCTGCACGAACAGGTCCTGGCGGGACTGGCCGAGGCGGGCACGCCGCCGCTCCGGCACGTGCGGGTGGACACCGAACTCCACGACGGCGACACCCTCGACGACTGGCCGGAGCCGGCCCGCGTCCTGCACGTCCCGGGCCACACGCCGGGCAGCATCGTCCTCCATCTGCCCGCCGCCGGCGTGCTGTTCACCGGCGACACCATGGGCCTGGGGCCGGCCGGCCCCCTCGTGCTCGGCCCGCTCAACGTCGACCGGGAGGCGGCCATCGCCTCGTTCCGGCGGCTCGCGGCGCTGCCCGGCGTGGACACCCTGTGCGTGGCGCACGGCGAGCCGGTCCGTACGGGCGCGGCGCGCGCTCTCCAGGAGGCCACGCCGGAGGCCGACTGGCTGTGA
- a CDS encoding alpha/beta fold hydrolase codes for MQLHTHEWGTGERVAVLVHGIMSDHRTWRRVGPALADHGYRVIAVDLRGHGASPRGPYSDALFADDLVETLPANVELALGHSLGAMALSLAVERLNPKRAVYSEPAWTRGNTRLPMDTAFFAEFKHASPQMVRSFNPRWEEADVQLELATIDAWDEASALALSGSHQEERIPERAVVPSLVQVAGEGFLFTESDKERVAARGFEVRTVEGAAHVIHRDDFDGFMKSLDGWI; via the coding sequence ATGCAGCTGCACACCCACGAGTGGGGGACCGGTGAGCGGGTCGCGGTGCTGGTCCACGGCATCATGTCGGACCACCGCACCTGGCGCCGGGTGGGCCCGGCGCTGGCCGACCACGGTTACCGGGTCATCGCCGTCGACCTGCGCGGTCACGGCGCGAGCCCGCGCGGCCCGTACAGTGACGCGCTGTTCGCCGACGACCTGGTGGAGACCCTGCCCGCGAACGTCGAACTGGCGCTGGGGCACTCCCTCGGCGCGATGGCGCTGTCGCTGGCCGTGGAACGGCTGAACCCGAAGCGCGCCGTCTACTCGGAGCCGGCCTGGACCCGCGGCAACACCCGGCTGCCGATGGACACCGCGTTCTTCGCGGAGTTCAAGCACGCCTCCCCGCAGATGGTGCGCAGCTTCAACCCGCGCTGGGAGGAGGCCGACGTACAGCTGGAACTGGCGACGATCGACGCCTGGGACGAGGCCAGCGCGCTCGCTCTCTCCGGCAGCCACCAGGAGGAACGCATACCGGAGCGGGCGGTCGTGCCCTCCCTGGTGCAGGTGGCGGGGGAGGGCTTCCTCTTCACGGAGTCGGACAAGGAGCGGGTGGCGGCGCGCGGCTTCGAGGTCCGTACGGTCGAGGGCGCCGCGCACGTCATCCACCGGGACGACTTCGACGGCTTCATGAAGTCGCTCGACGGCTGGATCTAG
- a CDS encoding sigma-70 family RNA polymerase sigma factor has protein sequence MTEPATSARGPAAAPERPGPVPPPPTRPFTEDRITRLVLTHRQPLLRYVTGLLPADPQRAEDVVQETLLRAWLESDVTRVRDTRREAGWEPGLPWLFRVARNVVIDWSRRDSSRPAVPTGLPPETAGPADDIAHVVERTHVVGLLAQLSRPHREVLVYTYLLGCSGPDTAHALGIPPGTVKSRLHHAMHHLRRAAAPEAGERG, from the coding sequence ATGACCGAACCGGCGACTTCGGCCCGAGGCCCTGCCGCCGCGCCGGAGCGCCCCGGGCCGGTCCCCCCGCCGCCCACGCGGCCGTTCACCGAGGACCGCATCACCCGCCTCGTCCTGACCCATCGCCAGCCGCTGTTACGGTACGTCACCGGCCTGTTGCCCGCCGACCCGCAGCGCGCGGAGGACGTCGTCCAGGAAACGCTGCTGCGTGCCTGGCTGGAAAGCGACGTGACGCGCGTCCGGGACACCCGGCGCGAGGCCGGGTGGGAACCGGGACTGCCCTGGCTGTTCAGGGTCGCCCGCAACGTCGTGATCGACTGGAGCCGGCGCGACAGCTCCCGGCCGGCCGTGCCGACCGGGCTGCCGCCGGAGACGGCCGGCCCCGCGGACGACATCGCGCACGTCGTGGAGCGGACGCACGTCGTCGGGTTGCTCGCCCAACTGTCCCGCCCCCATCGAGAGGTTCTGGTGTACACATACCTGCTCGGCTGTTCCGGCCCCGACACGGCGCACGCGCTGGGCATACCGCCCGGCACGGTGAAGTCCCGGCTGCACCACGCCATGCACCACCTGCGGCGGGCGGCCGCGCCCGAGGCCGGGGAGCGCGGATGA
- a CDS encoding FtsK/SpoIIIE domain-containing protein, giving the protein MRLFVTLAPAAPEASAAAGAGSPHAAPERRDLVLHTPGSTTVGALAARLAGQGAAEDAPPALFLGDREVPANLPISASGIRDGATLGLGGPVPPDPDGGYGPERTELPPPSRSADGERLPRAPRVELQLIGGRGAGRVWPLDVGTHTIGPAAGSSVRLTGRDVPATGIRVTVRADGTVLLDPGPAARKPASTGAAAGHRTDVGLSVPEPPPARPRADATPLPPPPPPELPDPYADTHQPLPAGWSEWPLGGELRLGEYLLRVAEPTEADAAVATSEDGAYLDFNRPPRIVPPLVPERFTLPSPPVPPPRRTIPLLVVIAPMFMGVGMVVFLHSYFYLMFAFFSPVLAIGNWLSTKRSGWRDFLTSVANYRARRASLEQDVKGMVERERGLRVAAGPDPAAAGMWAVGPGARLWERRRGHPDHLLLRVGTVRQASLLTIEDASREDNHRSVNWQIPDMPIGVDLCGDGVVGISGETDAARALARWTVAQAAILHSPRDVRITVLTDAAGASAWEWVRWLPHARPGEGGVAAPPSGGPTVTVGNDPETVANRVSELVSAIRSRARARESAMGGALLAEPDLVVVLDGARRLRDVPGVVQVLKEGPAVRVFLICLDQEERMLPEECVTVCAVGAREVTLRRTGSADLTGIRPDLVDTGWCERIGRALAPVRDVTPDGSDGLPDRVKLLDLLGLEPPQAAELAARWTKRPASTGVLLGTGYTGPVTFDLVKDGPHGLIAGTTGAGKSELLQTLVASLAAVNRPDEMTFVLVDYKGGSAFAGCERLPHVLGMVTDLDSHLVERALTSLTAELTRRERILADAGAKDHTEYRAMRRRDPALAPLPRLLLIIDEFATLARDVPEFVPGLVGIAQRGRSLGLHLLLATQRPAGVVTADIRANTNLRISLRVTDALDSQDVLEVNDAVSISSDTPGRALARVGHRSVLPFQTAFVGAVRDGAQAAPADDGDTPAGPQSEADVWTSELTWSLLGRTAAEPAEETADLFDAIQEAMDERDAATDLTVLVDAVQEAAEQLKIERQPSPWLPALPHAVSLAELPELPDPADGRLAPVLWGVADLPGAQRQEPLELDLTRFGHLYVLGTPRSGRSQVLRTIGGALAQRHSSADVHLYGIDAAGGALAALSELPHCGAVVPRADLERLGRLLTRLTAEMSARQELLTSHGAANLTELRALLKPAERPAHVVVLIDGWDSLAALLGDHDNGRPIQELTALIREGAPMGLHVIATSERALMTGKVASLNDERLLLRMSDRNEYSLAGISPKQVPAVVPQGRGWRGGSGIEVQVALLGEPTQGPVTGRDQAEALKRIGERAARRDRDLPAARRPARVMSLPRQVSFTDAYEKVPAADRRPLWGLIGVGGDELGAIGVDFAADAPSFLVSGPPGSGRSTALTTLAVSLLAGGTRVVALTPRESPLRGLARHPRAVVITDPDPLADEVTAALNAEPGPTVVLVDDADLLAQLPAADAALREVATTGRDRGIGLVAAATAETLTSVGIGWLGLVRRVRKGMLLSPQSPGEGDILGVRVPYDLLRGRPTPGRGLTVDPVTGALVSVLVPETVLRDGDAG; this is encoded by the coding sequence GTGAGACTCTTCGTCACCCTCGCTCCGGCCGCCCCGGAAGCCTCCGCCGCGGCCGGGGCCGGCTCCCCGCACGCCGCCCCCGAGCGGCGCGACCTGGTCCTGCACACCCCGGGCTCGACCACCGTCGGCGCCCTGGCCGCGCGCCTCGCCGGCCAGGGCGCGGCCGAGGACGCGCCGCCCGCGCTCTTCCTCGGCGACCGTGAAGTGCCCGCCAACCTGCCGATATCCGCCAGCGGGATACGCGACGGCGCGACGCTGGGCCTCGGCGGCCCCGTACCGCCCGACCCGGACGGCGGCTACGGCCCCGAGCGCACCGAACTGCCGCCGCCGTCCCGCTCCGCCGACGGCGAGCGGCTGCCCCGCGCGCCCCGCGTGGAACTCCAGCTGATCGGCGGGCGCGGTGCCGGACGCGTCTGGCCGCTGGACGTCGGTACGCACACCATCGGCCCGGCGGCGGGCAGTTCCGTACGCCTGACCGGCCGGGACGTGCCCGCGACGGGCATTCGCGTCACGGTACGCGCGGACGGCACGGTGCTGCTGGACCCCGGCCCGGCGGCCCGCAAGCCCGCGAGCACCGGCGCCGCGGCCGGCCACCGCACCGACGTCGGCCTGTCCGTGCCCGAACCGCCCCCCGCCCGGCCCCGTGCCGACGCGACCCCGCTGCCGCCCCCGCCGCCGCCCGAACTGCCCGACCCGTACGCCGACACCCACCAGCCGCTCCCGGCGGGCTGGTCGGAGTGGCCGCTCGGCGGTGAACTGCGGCTGGGCGAGTACCTGCTGCGGGTGGCCGAGCCCACCGAGGCGGACGCCGCCGTCGCCACCTCCGAGGACGGCGCGTACCTGGACTTCAACCGGCCGCCGCGGATCGTGCCGCCGCTGGTGCCGGAGCGGTTCACGCTGCCCTCGCCGCCGGTGCCGCCGCCCCGGCGCACCATCCCGCTGCTGGTGGTCATCGCGCCGATGTTCATGGGCGTCGGCATGGTCGTCTTCCTGCACTCGTACTTCTACCTGATGTTCGCGTTCTTCAGCCCGGTGCTCGCCATCGGCAACTGGCTCAGCACCAAGCGCAGCGGCTGGCGCGACTTCCTGACCTCGGTCGCCAACTACCGCGCCCGGCGCGCCTCGCTGGAGCAGGACGTCAAGGGCATGGTCGAGCGCGAGCGCGGCCTGCGGGTCGCCGCCGGACCCGACCCGGCCGCCGCCGGCATGTGGGCCGTCGGCCCCGGCGCCCGCCTGTGGGAGCGCCGCCGCGGCCACCCGGACCACCTGCTGCTGCGCGTCGGCACCGTCCGCCAGGCGTCGCTGCTGACGATCGAGGACGCCTCCCGCGAGGACAACCACCGCTCCGTCAACTGGCAGATACCGGACATGCCGATCGGCGTGGACCTGTGCGGGGACGGGGTCGTCGGCATCTCCGGCGAGACCGACGCGGCCCGCGCGCTGGCCCGCTGGACCGTCGCGCAGGCCGCGATCCTGCACAGCCCGCGCGACGTACGGATCACCGTGCTCACCGACGCGGCGGGCGCGTCCGCCTGGGAGTGGGTGCGGTGGCTGCCGCACGCCCGCCCCGGCGAGGGCGGCGTCGCCGCGCCGCCCTCCGGCGGGCCCACCGTCACCGTCGGCAACGATCCGGAGACGGTCGCCAACCGGGTCTCCGAACTGGTCTCCGCGATCCGCTCCCGGGCCCGTGCGCGGGAGTCCGCGATGGGTGGCGCGCTGCTCGCCGAACCGGACCTCGTCGTCGTCCTCGACGGCGCCCGGCGGCTGCGCGACGTGCCCGGCGTGGTGCAGGTGCTCAAGGAGGGCCCGGCCGTACGGGTCTTCCTGATCTGCCTCGACCAGGAGGAGCGGATGCTCCCCGAGGAGTGCGTCACCGTCTGCGCGGTCGGCGCCCGCGAGGTCACGCTGCGCCGTACCGGCAGCGCCGACCTCACCGGCATCCGGCCCGACCTGGTGGACACCGGCTGGTGCGAGCGGATCGGACGCGCCCTGGCCCCCGTACGCGACGTCACCCCGGACGGCTCGGACGGCCTGCCGGACCGCGTCAAGCTGCTGGACCTGCTGGGCCTGGAGCCGCCGCAGGCCGCCGAACTGGCCGCCCGCTGGACCAAGCGCCCGGCCTCCACCGGCGTCCTGCTCGGCACCGGCTACACCGGTCCGGTCACCTTCGACCTGGTCAAGGACGGCCCGCACGGCCTGATCGCGGGCACCACCGGCGCCGGCAAGTCCGAACTCCTCCAGACGCTGGTGGCCTCCCTCGCGGCGGTCAACCGGCCGGACGAGATGACGTTCGTGCTCGTCGACTACAAGGGCGGCAGCGCCTTCGCGGGCTGCGAGCGGCTGCCGCACGTGCTGGGCATGGTCACCGACCTGGACAGCCACCTGGTCGAGCGGGCCCTGACCTCGCTGACCGCCGAACTGACCCGCCGCGAACGCATCCTGGCCGACGCGGGCGCCAAGGACCACACCGAATACCGGGCGATGCGCCGCCGCGACCCCGCGCTGGCCCCGCTGCCCAGGCTGCTGCTCATCATCGACGAGTTCGCCACCCTGGCCCGCGACGTGCCCGAGTTCGTGCCCGGACTGGTCGGCATCGCCCAGCGCGGCCGCTCGCTCGGCCTGCACCTGCTGCTCGCCACCCAGCGCCCGGCCGGCGTGGTCACCGCCGACATCCGCGCCAACACCAACCTGCGGATCTCGCTGCGCGTCACCGACGCCCTCGACAGCCAGGACGTCCTGGAGGTCAACGACGCGGTCAGCATCTCCAGCGACACCCCGGGCCGCGCCCTGGCCCGGGTCGGGCACCGCTCGGTGCTGCCGTTCCAGACCGCCTTCGTCGGCGCCGTACGCGACGGCGCGCAGGCCGCGCCCGCGGACGACGGGGACACCCCGGCCGGGCCGCAGTCCGAGGCGGACGTGTGGACCAGCGAACTGACCTGGTCGCTGCTGGGCCGTACGGCCGCCGAGCCCGCCGAGGAGACCGCGGACCTCTTCGACGCCATCCAGGAGGCGATGGACGAGCGCGACGCGGCCACCGACCTGACGGTCCTGGTCGACGCGGTCCAGGAGGCCGCCGAACAGCTGAAGATCGAGCGGCAGCCCAGTCCGTGGCTGCCGGCGCTGCCGCACGCGGTCAGCCTGGCCGAACTGCCGGAGCTGCCCGACCCGGCCGACGGACGCCTCGCGCCGGTCCTGTGGGGCGTGGCCGACCTGCCGGGCGCCCAGCGCCAGGAGCCCCTGGAGCTGGACCTCACCCGCTTCGGGCACCTGTACGTCCTGGGCACCCCGCGCTCCGGCCGCTCCCAGGTCCTGCGCACCATCGGCGGCGCCCTGGCCCAGCGGCACTCCAGCGCCGACGTGCACCTGTACGGCATCGACGCGGCCGGCGGCGCCCTGGCGGCCCTGTCCGAACTGCCGCACTGTGGCGCCGTCGTACCGCGCGCCGACCTGGAACGGCTCGGCCGCCTGCTGACCCGCCTCACCGCCGAGATGAGCGCCCGCCAGGAACTGCTCACCTCGCACGGCGCCGCCAACCTCACCGAACTGCGCGCCCTGCTGAAGCCCGCCGAACGCCCCGCGCACGTCGTCGTCCTGATCGACGGCTGGGACTCGCTGGCCGCCCTGCTCGGCGACCACGACAACGGCCGGCCGATACAGGAGCTGACCGCGCTGATCCGCGAGGGCGCGCCGATGGGCCTGCACGTCATCGCCACGTCCGAGCGGGCCCTGATGACCGGCAAGGTCGCCTCGCTCAACGACGAGCGGCTGCTGCTGCGGATGTCCGACCGCAACGAGTACAGCCTGGCGGGCATCTCGCCCAAGCAGGTGCCGGCCGTCGTCCCGCAGGGCCGCGGCTGGCGCGGCGGCAGCGGCATCGAGGTACAGGTCGCGCTGCTCGGCGAGCCGACGCAGGGGCCGGTCACGGGCCGCGACCAGGCCGAGGCGCTCAAGCGGATCGGGGAGCGGGCCGCCCGGCGCGACCGCGACCTGCCCGCGGCCCGCCGCCCCGCGCGCGTCATGAGCCTGCCCCGCCAGGTCTCCTTCACCGACGCGTACGAGAAGGTCCCGGCCGCCGACCGGCGCCCGCTGTGGGGCCTGATCGGTGTCGGCGGCGACGAGCTGGGCGCCATCGGCGTGGACTTCGCGGCCGACGCGCCGTCCTTCCTCGTCAGCGGCCCGCCCGGCAGCGGCCGGTCCACCGCGCTGACCACGCTCGCGGTGTCCCTGCTGGCGGGCGGCACCCGGGTGGTCGCGCTCACCCCGCGCGAATCGCCGCTGCGGGGCCTGGCCCGGCACCCGCGGGCCGTGGTCATCACGGACCCCGACCCGCTGGCCGACGAGGTCACCGCGGCGCTGAACGCCGAACCGGGGCCCACCGTGGTCCTGGTGGACGACGCCGACCTGCTCGCCCAGCTGCCCGCGGCCGACGCGGCGCTGCGCGAGGTCGCCACCACCGGACGCGACCGCGGCATCGGCCTGGTCGCCGCCGCCACCGCCGAGACGCTGACCTCGGTCGGCATCGGCTGGCTGGGCCTGGTGCGGCGTGTACGCAAGGGCATGCTGCTCTCGCCGCAGTCACCGGGCGAGGGCGACATCCTCGGCGTACGGGTGCCGTACGACCTGCTGCGCGGCCGCCCGACGCCGGGCCGCGGCCTGACCGTCGACCCGGTCACCGGCGCACTGGTGTCGGTGCTGGTGCCGGAGACGGTGCTGCGCGACGGGGACGCGGGCTGA